Genomic DNA from Streptomyces sp. PCS3-D2:
CACGTACGAGTCCTCCATGACGCGCGCGGTCAGCTCTTGCTGCGCCTGGGTGCCCTCGACGAAGACGTACTTGCCGGGGCGGCCCTCCTGGACGAGCTTGCGCTCGGCGTCGGGGACGTAGAAGACCGGTTCGAGCTCCCTGTAGCGGCCCGACTCCTCGTTGTACGACCAGCCCACGCGGTGCCGCATGAACTCGCGGAAGACGAAGATCGGGGCGCTGATGAAGAAGGTCATCGAGTTGTGCTCGAAGGGGCTGCCGTGACGGTCCCGCATCAGGTAGTTGATGAGCCCCTTCGAGCGCTCCGGGTCCTTCTGGAGCTCCTCCAGCGACTGCTCGCCGGCCGTGGAGACACGAGCCGCCCAGAGCACGTCGGAGTCGGCAGCGGAGTGCTTTACCAGCTCCACCGTCACGTCGCTGCGGAAGCTGGGTTTCAGATCTGAAGCGGCGGTCTCGCTCACCGGGGGTCCTTCCAAACGTGCGTCCTGGGGCGCGCCCACTCTACGGCGCGCCTCGCCGGTCCCCGTGCACGCTCACCTGCCGCCGGTGCACCGGCGCAGCTGACGCGCAGCCACGAATTCCGGTCGATGTCCGCATATCCGGCACGGATTGGGCGGCTCGTACGTCCTACAGGACAGAACGCACCCGCATCGAGCCCGAGGAGATTGCCTCTCATGTTTCGCCGGAGCGAACCCGTCCCGTTCGCCTTCGTCGCCGAGGCCGACCGCTTCCGCAGCAATGTCACTCCACCGCCGCGCGAGCGCCTGGGCAGGGCCCAGTTGACCGCCCGTAGTCTGGTCGGCCTGACCGTGGTCGCGGGGCTCGCCGGCTCGCTGCTCTTCGGGATACCCGCACTGCAGCCGAACAAGGCCCCGGAGAAGTCGCAGCAGTCGACTGCGTCCGAGGGGCGGTAGCCTCACGGGCACAGCCCTACCGAACGTGCATGTGAGTGAGGTCCAGCCGTGCCCCTGCCCTTCCTGACGGCCGACGGCGTGTCCGACGCGGACGACGACGGCGACGAGGTCCTGGCCCACGCCGACGACGACCGCTGGCAACGCCCCTACCGGCCCGGCCCCTGGCGCGTGGCCATCTCCGCGGTGCTGCTGCTGCTGTCCGCCTTCATGCTCCTGGCCACCATGATCGTCGCCTTCGCCGGCGGCGGCTGGGGCGGCGCGGGCGCGTGCCTGGTCGCCGCACTCGCCGTCCTCGCTTCGGCGCTGCAGATGCTGCGCGTGGGCGTATGGGTCAGCCGTACGGGCCTGCGCAGGGTCGGCTTCTTCGTCACCCGGACGATCGCCTGGAACGCTGTCACCGAGATCCGCACGGTGCAGCAGCCGGTGCGCTGGCTCGGCCTGCCGCGGACCGTTCAGGGGCAGGCACTGACGGTGTCCGCCCGGGGCGTCGAGGAGCCGCCGGTGCTGCTGACCGACCACAGCGCCGACTTCCTGTCACGGGCCGAGGCCTTCGACCGGGCCGCGGACGCGGTCGAAGCCTGGGCCGAGGAGTACCGGCCGGTGCCCGCCTGACCCCGGGTCGCGGGGTACGACGGGACACGCCGCGAAGGGCCCGTACAGGTGTCAGACCTGTACGGGCTTCTTGTCGTGCAGGGCGATCGCCCGCTGCATGGCCTTGCGCGCCCGCGGGGTGTCCCGGGCGTCGTGGTAGGCGACGGCCAGCCGGAACCAGCTGCGCCAGTCCCCCGGCGCGTCCTCGGTCTCGGCCTTGCGGCGTGCGAAGACCTCGTCGGCGGAATCCCGCAGGATCCGGCCGTACTGGTCGCGCTCCAGCTCGTCCACGGGCAGTCCGCCCTCGGCCTCCAGCTCAACGGCCAGCTGGTTGGCCCTGGTGACGAACTGCGTGTTCTTCCACAGGAACCAGACGCCGATGAACGGCAGGATCAGCACGGCCACCCCGAAGGTGACGGTGAGCCAGGTGCCCTGTCGGATCAGCAGCAGTCCCCGGCTGCCGACCAGGACGAAGTAGACGACCAGCACGGCGGCCGTGATGAAATACGTGATCTTCGCGCGCATCGTGAATCAGTCCGGTCAGCCCAGGTCGAGGAAGTTTTCCAGGCCGAAGGTGAGGCCCGGGGTCTGCGCCACGCGGCGCGCGCCGAGCAGGATGCCCGGCATGAAGCTGCTGTGGTGCAGGGAGTCGTGGCGGATGGTCAGGGTTTCGCCCTCGCCGCCGAGGAGGACCTCCTGGTGCGCGAGCAGGCCGCGCAGGCGGACCGCGTGGACCGGTACGCCGTCGACGTCCGCCCCGCGCGCACCGTCGAGGGCGGTGGCCGTGGCGTCGGGCTGCGCGCCCAGGCCGGCCTCGGCACGGGCGGCCGCGATCAGCTGCGCGGTACGGGTCGCCGTGCCGGAGGGGGCGTCGGCCTTGTTGGGGTGGTGCAGCTCGACGACCTCGACGGACTCGAAGTAGCGGGCGGCCTGGGCGGCGAACTTCATGGTGAGGACGGCACCGATGGAGAAGTTCGGCGCGATGAGCACACCGGTCTTCGGGGAAGCGGCGAGCCAGGTGTCCAGCCGGGCGAGGCGGTCCTCGGTCCAGCCGGTGGTGCCGACCACCCCGTGGATGCCGTGGCGGACGAGAAACTCAAGGTTGTCCATCACGGAGGCGGGGGTGGTCAGCTCGACCGCGACCTGGGCGCCGGTCTCGGCCAACGTCTGGAGGCTGTCACCGCGGCCGAGCGCCGCAACCAGCTCCATGTCCTCCGCCGCCTCGATGGCCTTGACGGCCTCGGAGCCGATCCGGCCCCGGGCCCCGAGGACTGCCACGCGCAGCTTGCTCATAGTCACTTCCTTACCTGTGTACGGAATCGGGGGGTGTCTTGCCGATCAGGCCGGATCGAGCGCCAGGCTCCGCGAGCACGGCATGATCGGCGAGGCACCCCCTAGGCGACGACCCCGTCGAGGCGGGCGGCCTGCTTCTCCTTCAGCGGGCCGATGACCGCCAGCGAGGGCCGCTGGGCCAGCACGTCCTGGGCGACCGCGCGGACGTCGTCCGGGGTCACGGCAGCGATCTGGGCGAGCATGTCGTCGACCGACATCTGGTCGCCCCAGCACAGCTCGCTCTTGCCGATCCGGTTCATGAGCGCGCCGGTGTCCTCCAGGCCGAGGACGGTGGAGCCCGAGAGCTGGCCGATGGCCCGCTTGATCTCCTCGTCGCCGATCCCGTCGGCGGCGACCTTGTCGAGCTCGTCGCGGCAGATCCGCAGGACGTCGTGGACCTGGCTGGGCCGGCAGCCCGCGTACACGCCGAAGAGGCCGGTGTCGGCGAAGCCCGAGGTGTACGAGTACACGCTGTAGGCCAGGCCCCGCTTCTCGCGGACCTCCTGGAAGAGGCGGGAGGACATGCCGCCACCGAGGGCGGTGTTCAGCACACCGAGCGCCCAGCGGCGCCCGTCCGTGCGAGCCAGGCCGGGCATGCCGAGGACCACGTGCGCCTGCTCGGTCTTGCGGCTCACCAGGTCGACCCGGCCGGCGGAGCGGATGCGCCGGGTGCCGGTGCGCGGGCCGATCGGCTCCGCGTCGGTGCGGGTCAGGGCGCCGGCCCTCTCGAAGGCGGCGCGGACCTGGCGTACGACCTTGTTGTGGTCGACGTTGCCTGCGGCGGCCACGACCAGGTGGGTCGGGTCGTAGTGCTTCTTGTAGAAGCGGCGGATCCGGTCGGCGCCGAGGGCGTTGATCGTGTCGACGGTGCCCAGGACGGGCCGGCCCAGCGGGGTGTCACCGTACATGGTCTGCGCAAACAGGTCGTGGACCATGTCGCCCGGGTCGTCCTCGGTCATCGCGATCTCTTCGAGGATGACCCCGCGCTCGGCGTCGACGTCCTCCTCGCGGATCAGCGAGCCGGTGAGCATGTCGCAGACCA
This window encodes:
- a CDS encoding pitrilysin family protein, producing MTSRSSRVTARPSSEGRAVARTQTLLKGQNGIGTVRRTVLPGGLRVVTETLPSVRSATFGIWAHVGSRDETPTLNGATHYLEHLLFKGTARRSALDISSAIDAVGGEMNAFTAKEYTCYYARVLDTDLPLAIDVVCDMLTGSLIREEDVDAERGVILEEIAMTEDDPGDMVHDLFAQTMYGDTPLGRPVLGTVDTINALGADRIRRFYKKHYDPTHLVVAAAGNVDHNKVVRQVRAAFERAGALTRTDAEPIGPRTGTRRIRSAGRVDLVSRKTEQAHVVLGMPGLARTDGRRWALGVLNTALGGGMSSRLFQEVREKRGLAYSVYSYTSGFADTGLFGVYAGCRPSQVHDVLRICRDELDKVAADGIGDEEIKRAIGQLSGSTVLGLEDTGALMNRIGKSELCWGDQMSVDDMLAQIAAVTPDDVRAVAQDVLAQRPSLAVIGPLKEKQAARLDGVVA
- the dapB gene encoding 4-hydroxy-tetrahydrodipicolinate reductase; this translates as MSKLRVAVLGARGRIGSEAVKAIEAAEDMELVAALGRGDSLQTLAETGAQVAVELTTPASVMDNLEFLVRHGIHGVVGTTGWTEDRLARLDTWLAASPKTGVLIAPNFSIGAVLTMKFAAQAARYFESVEVVELHHPNKADAPSGTATRTAQLIAAARAEAGLGAQPDATATALDGARGADVDGVPVHAVRLRGLLAHQEVLLGGEGETLTIRHDSLHHSSFMPGILLGARRVAQTPGLTFGLENFLDLG
- the thyX gene encoding FAD-dependent thymidylate synthase, encoding MSETAASDLKPSFRSDVTVELVKHSAADSDVLWAARVSTAGEQSLEELQKDPERSKGLINYLMRDRHGSPFEHNSMTFFISAPIFVFREFMRHRVGWSYNEESGRYRELEPVFYVPDAERKLVQEGRPGKYVFVEGTQAQQELTARVMEDSYVQAYEAYREMLAAGVAREVARSVLPVGLFSSMYATCNARSLMHFLGLRTQHELATVPSFPQREIEMVGEKMEQHWARLMPLTYAAYNGNGRVAP